A section of the Bacteroidales bacterium genome encodes:
- a CDS encoding glycoside hydrolase family 92 protein, protein IFSGWDVFRSQFPLQTIINPRMVNDEINSLINLAELSGKEYLERWEIMNSYSGCMIGNPAVSVILDAYRKNIREWDKDMALEYCLNTVNKFGNGDLGYTPNSISHTLEYAYSDWCVGEFAGLLNKKDLAEAYLRKSLNYHNIWNDSIQWFVGRKKEGKFGEWRGETSHDLYCVESNPLQQGWFVPHDIYGFIDLLGYRKFINKLTAFFDHTPDDFLWNDYYNHPNEPVHHVPFMFAYTGNAWLTQKWTRKICSGAYGTDVMGLCGNEDVGQMSAWYILAAMGLHPVNPGDNIYILTSPVFEEINIQLDPDFYTGKRFSIKALNNSPENVYIQQATLNGAPLDRAWITHDELAKGGQLEFVMGPAPNYEFGKENLPPSYGKNKWSVD, encoded by the coding sequence CCATATTCAGTGGGTGGGATGTATTCAGAAGCCAGTTTCCATTACAGACAATCATTAATCCACGTATGGTAAATGATGAGATAAACTCATTGATAAACCTGGCCGAATTAAGTGGGAAAGAATATCTGGAAAGATGGGAAATAATGAACTCTTATTCCGGTTGTATGATCGGTAACCCGGCAGTTTCCGTGATCCTGGATGCATACCGGAAAAATATCCGAGAATGGGATAAAGATATGGCCCTGGAATATTGCTTGAATACCGTCAATAAATTTGGAAACGGGGATTTAGGATATACGCCGAACTCCATATCTCATACCCTTGAGTATGCATACTCGGACTGGTGTGTGGGTGAATTTGCCGGATTGTTAAATAAGAAAGATCTTGCAGAGGCCTATCTCCGGAAATCCCTAAACTATCATAACATATGGAATGACTCTATTCAATGGTTTGTAGGAAGGAAAAAAGAAGGAAAGTTTGGGGAATGGAGAGGAGAAACCAGTCATGATTTATATTGTGTTGAATCGAATCCGTTGCAGCAGGGATGGTTTGTTCCTCATGATATCTATGGATTTATCGATTTGCTGGGGTACCGGAAATTTATAAATAAACTTACAGCATTCTTTGATCATACTCCGGATGATTTTCTCTGGAATGATTACTACAATCATCCGAACGAGCCCGTACACCATGTACCGTTTATGTTTGCCTATACCGGAAATGCATGGCTCACTCAAAAATGGACACGTAAAATATGTTCGGGAGCATACGGAACAGATGTGATGGGACTTTGCGGCAACGAAGACGTAGGACAGATGAGCGCCTGGTACATTTTGGCAGCTATGGGGTTACATCCGGTGAATCCCGGAGATAACATATACATTCTGACCTCTCCGGTATTCGAGGAGATAAATATACAATTGGATCCGGACTTTTATACGGGAAAAAGGTTTTCGATTAAAGCCCTCAACAATAGTCCGGAAAATGTTTATATCCAACAGGCAACGTTAAATGGCGCACCTCTGGACAGGGCCTGGATCACTCATGATGAACTGGCAAAAGGAGGACAACTGGAATTTGTCATGGGACCTGCCCCCAACTATGAATTCGGGAAAGAAAACCTGCCCCCTTCATACGGGAAAAATAAATGGTCCGTAGATTGA
- a CDS encoding PQQ-like beta-propeller repeat protein, translating into MKIKYLFTAIAALYISSFCPVVTAQDWPQFLGPDRDSKSPQKGLLRSWPESGPEVLWSVDVGIGYGGPVVKNGKVYLLDRDDETGDIMRCFDLKTGEELWKFSYDSPGSVSFPGSRSVPVVDDNHVYSCGPYGDLYCISINTQKPVWNKNVWKDFGGEKIPVWAISQCPFIYGDLLIIASQAPDAGVVAYNKLTGNVVWKTPNLGNETYVSPKVLKIHGEDQVVMVTSSTNRFANRDAALTPGNVVGLDPLTGKILWKYSEWDCHISVPCPVAAGDNKLLIVGGYERGATMIQVNKKADGTFDTSEIFTTLEFGDQTKPPLFHNGYFYAMFRTNQKRDGLVCMDKDGKIMWKTGRNPNFDRGSMILADGLLLATDGLKTLYLIEPDPTAFKEISKADVLSEGGANTEGMSRAGGSTQNWAPIALADGKLLVRDQARMVCVKVAE; encoded by the coding sequence ATGAAAATAAAGTATCTTTTTACAGCCATTGCAGCATTGTATATTTCTTCTTTTTGTCCGGTAGTAACGGCTCAGGATTGGCCCCAGTTCCTTGGTCCCGACAGGGATAGCAAGTCACCCCAGAAAGGTTTGTTAAGAAGCTGGCCTGAAAGCGGCCCCGAAGTATTGTGGTCGGTCGATGTCGGCATAGGATATGGCGGTCCCGTTGTCAAAAACGGCAAAGTATACCTGCTCGACCGGGATGATGAAACGGGCGATATCATGCGGTGTTTTGATCTTAAAACAGGCGAAGAACTCTGGAAATTCAGTTACGATTCCCCGGGATCCGTATCATTTCCCGGCTCACGAAGCGTGCCGGTTGTTGATGATAATCATGTTTATTCTTGTGGTCCTTACGGCGATTTGTACTGTATCAGCATCAACACGCAAAAGCCTGTTTGGAATAAAAATGTATGGAAAGACTTTGGCGGAGAAAAAATACCGGTATGGGCAATATCACAGTGTCCTTTTATTTATGGGGATCTGCTTATTATCGCCTCGCAGGCTCCGGATGCGGGTGTAGTGGCTTATAATAAACTTACCGGCAATGTTGTCTGGAAAACCCCTAACCTTGGGAATGAGACCTATGTAAGTCCTAAAGTGCTGAAAATTCATGGGGAAGACCAAGTCGTTATGGTTACTTCATCTACGAATCGTTTCGCAAACCGCGATGCGGCACTTACACCGGGTAATGTGGTCGGTCTGGACCCTCTTACAGGAAAGATCCTATGGAAATATTCGGAATGGGACTGCCATATTTCGGTACCATGTCCGGTTGCTGCCGGGGATAATAAGCTCCTGATCGTTGGCGGTTATGAGCGCGGTGCAACCATGATACAGGTGAATAAGAAAGCCGATGGTACATTTGACACATCTGAAATCTTTACTACGCTGGAATTTGGTGACCAGACAAAACCCCCTCTTTTCCACAACGGTTACTTTTACGCAATGTTCCGTACCAATCAGAAACGTGATGGTCTTGTATGCATGGATAAGGACGGGAAAATCATGTGGAAGACCGGACGAAACCCCAATTTCGACCGCGGCAGTATGATCCTTGCCGACGGTTTACTTCTGGCGACCGATGGTCTCAAAACCCTTTACCTGATAGAACCCGACCCGACCGCTTTCAAGGAGATATCAAAAGCGGATGTCCTTTCGGAAGGAGGTGCTAATACCGAAGGAATGTCAAGGGCCGGGGGAAGCACACAAAACTGGGCTCCGATCGCTTTGGCAGACGGTAAATTGTTGGTCCGCGACCAGGCCAGAATGGTTTGCGTAAAAGTTGCCGAATAA
- a CDS encoding efflux RND transporter permease subunit — protein MSITSGAVKKPVTTALVFVAIMILGVFSYTRLSVSLLPDMEENSIMVMTTYAGASASDVEMNVTKPLENALNSLSDLKHITSQSKENISVISLEFENGIDITEATNDVRDKLDLVKSSLPDDSDNPILFKFGADDIPILILSATADESTNALYKILDDKIANPLGRISGVGTVSISGAAQREVNVYCDPYKLESYGISIETISSIIAAENRNTPGGTVDFGTNTYSLRMQSEFVTADEMLDLVIGSKNGNAIYLRDVAKVEDSVQERAQESYTNGVRGATIIIQKQSGANSVDIAQKVHEALPKLQKDLPSDIEIGVVIDTSTNILNTMNSLIETIGFTLLIVVLVVFVFLGRWRATIIIAITIPISLIGAFIYLLVTGSTLNIISMSALSLAIGMVVDDAIVVLENITTHIQRGSSPKQASIYATKEVMLSVIASTLTMLAVFLPLTMISGLAGEMFRQLGWIVSIIMIISTTSAITLIPMMSSKMLRLDNKKGKLYILFFTPIEKALSALENGYGRLLKWSVNHRKSVVSIAFAAFFGSLMLLPTIKTEFFPTQDNARLSVSLELPVGTTQSITREIAMQVNKEFREKYPEINVINFSLGQADSDNTFANMSDNGTHIISYNISLVSIEERERGLTEIADLMRQDLEKYTELKTYQVTAGGSSSMGGQTGVEVDIYGFDFSFSDAVANELAQRMKALPECADVSISRGDYIPEIQIDFDREKLALNGLNATTVSGYVRNRVNGSVASYLREDGEEYDIRIRYAPEFRTKVEDIENIKVYNTAGKGITVRELGTVAERMTPPTIERKDRERVVTVTANASQGVALSEIVELAQNEISQMEIPSDITLNIGGSYEDQQDTFSDLFTLLVLIIILVFIVMAAQFESLVDPFVIMFSIPFAFTGVFLGLSVTGTSLGVMALVGLLILMGIVVKNGIVLIDYIKLCRERGMGIAEAVVTGGKSRLRPILMTTLTTVLGMLPLALGRGEGSEMWRSMGMTVAWGLSISTLVTLVLIPVVYCIFARIREKRNPQKNIQLEILHQLGVEK, from the coding sequence ATGAGTATAACTTCAGGAGCAGTAAAGAAACCTGTCACCACAGCCCTCGTTTTTGTGGCGATAATGATACTGGGTGTATTCTCCTACACACGATTATCGGTAAGCCTTCTACCCGATATGGAAGAAAATTCCATTATGGTAATGACCACCTATGCCGGCGCCAGTGCCAGCGACGTAGAAATGAATGTGACCAAACCGCTGGAAAACGCTTTAAATAGCCTAAGTGACCTGAAACACATCACCTCCCAGTCAAAGGAAAATATTTCGGTGATCTCCCTCGAATTTGAGAACGGCATCGATATTACCGAAGCCACCAACGATGTACGCGACAAACTTGACCTGGTGAAATCATCGTTGCCCGACGATTCCGATAATCCCATACTTTTTAAGTTCGGCGCCGACGATATCCCGATACTTATCCTTTCGGCAACCGCCGACGAAAGCACAAACGCTTTGTACAAGATCCTCGACGACAAAATAGCCAATCCCCTGGGACGCATCAGCGGCGTGGGAACTGTTTCCATCAGTGGTGCTGCACAGCGTGAAGTCAATGTCTATTGCGACCCGTATAAATTGGAATCCTATGGTATCAGCATCGAGACCATATCATCCATCATAGCGGCAGAAAACAGGAATACCCCTGGAGGAACCGTCGATTTCGGCACCAACACCTATTCGTTGCGCATGCAAAGCGAATTTGTGACTGCCGATGAAATGCTCGACCTCGTCATCGGAAGTAAAAACGGAAATGCGATCTATCTGCGTGATGTGGCAAAAGTGGAAGATTCGGTGCAGGAACGCGCCCAGGAATCCTATACGAACGGAGTACGGGGAGCTACCATTATCATACAGAAACAATCAGGAGCTAATTCGGTAGATATTGCACAAAAGGTACATGAAGCTTTACCGAAGTTACAGAAAGATCTTCCTTCCGACATCGAAATCGGGGTGGTGATCGATACTTCCACCAACATCCTGAACACCATGAACTCGCTGATCGAAACGATCGGGTTCACCCTGTTGATCGTCGTACTTGTCGTCTTTGTTTTCCTGGGACGCTGGCGTGCTACTATTATCATCGCTATCACTATTCCCATATCATTGATAGGCGCGTTCATTTACCTTCTTGTGACCGGCAGTACCCTGAATATCATCTCTATGTCGGCTTTGTCGCTGGCCATTGGAATGGTGGTGGACGACGCTATTGTGGTATTGGAGAACATCACCACACACATCCAGCGGGGCAGCAGCCCGAAGCAGGCTTCCATATACGCCACCAAAGAAGTGATGCTATCGGTAATTGCCTCTACACTTACCATGTTGGCCGTATTCCTGCCGTTGACGATGATCTCGGGGCTGGCAGGAGAAATGTTCCGCCAATTGGGTTGGATCGTCAGTATCATTATGATCATCTCCACCACATCAGCCATTACGTTGATACCGATGATGAGTTCGAAGATGCTGCGCCTCGATAATAAAAAAGGAAAACTTTATATCTTATTCTTCACTCCTATTGAAAAAGCACTTTCAGCATTGGAAAACGGTTACGGCAGACTATTGAAATGGTCGGTAAACCACCGGAAATCAGTTGTATCTATTGCTTTTGCAGCATTCTTCGGAAGCTTGATGCTGTTACCCACGATCAAAACAGAATTCTTCCCGACACAGGATAACGCCCGCCTTTCCGTATCGCTCGAACTGCCTGTCGGAACTACCCAATCCATTACACGGGAAATCGCCATGCAGGTAAATAAGGAGTTCCGGGAAAAATATCCGGAAATAAATGTGATCAACTTTTCGCTGGGACAGGCTGATTCCGACAATACATTTGCCAATATGAGCGATAATGGCACACACATTATCAGCTATAATATTTCGTTGGTGAGCATAGAAGAACGCGAACGCGGGTTAACCGAAATAGCCGACCTGATGCGTCAAGACCTGGAAAAATACACCGAACTGAAAACCTATCAGGTAACAGCCGGTGGATCGAGCAGTATGGGTGGACAAACCGGAGTGGAAGTGGACATATACGGATTCGATTTCAGCTTTTCCGATGCCGTAGCCAACGAGCTGGCACAACGGATGAAAGCCCTGCCGGAATGTGCCGATGTGAGCATCAGTCGAGGCGACTATATCCCCGAGATACAGATTGATTTCGATCGTGAAAAGCTGGCGTTGAACGGCCTGAATGCCACTACCGTTTCGGGTTATGTCCGCAACCGTGTGAATGGTTCCGTGGCTTCTTACCTACGAGAAGACGGCGAAGAATACGATATCCGTATCCGTTACGCCCCGGAATTCCGGACAAAAGTAGAAGACATCGAAAATATCAAGGTGTACAATACGGCAGGCAAAGGGATTACAGTGCGCGAACTGGGAACAGTGGCAGAACGGATGACACCTCCTACCATAGAACGTAAAGACCGCGAACGTGTGGTGACTGTAACCGCCAACGCCAGCCAGGGAGTAGCGCTCAGCGAAATAGTAGAACTGGCACAAAATGAGATTTCACAAATGGAGATCCCATCCGATATCACCTTGAATATCGGCGGTAGCTACGAAGACCAACAGGATACATTTTCCGATCTTTTCACCTTGCTGGTATTGATCATCATTCTTGTATTCATTGTTATGGCTGCACAGTTCGAATCATTGGTCGACCCATTTGTCATCATGTTCTCCATACCATTCGCCTTCACGGGAGTATTCCTGGGACTATCCGTAACAGGGACATCACTGGGGGTTATGGCATTAGTCGGTTTGTTGATCCTCATGGGTATCGTGGTCAAGAACGGTATCGTACTGATCGACTATATCAAACTGTGTCGTGAAAGAGGCATGGGCATTGCCGAAGCCGTGGTTACAGGCGGAAAATCACGTCTACGCCCGATCCTGATGACCACACTCACCACTGTTTTGGGGATGTTACCGTTGGCACTCGGTCGCGGTGAAGGTTCTGAAATGTGGCGTTCAATGGGGATGACCGTGGCATGGGGACTTTCCATATCCACCCTGGTAACACTGGTATTGATACCTGTTGTGTACTGCATATTCGCCAGGATCCGTGAAAAAAGGAACCCTCAGAAGAACATACAGCTTGAAATACTCCATCAGCTGGGAGTAGAAAAATAA